Proteins found in one Deltaproteobacteria bacterium HGW-Deltaproteobacteria-18 genomic segment:
- a CDS encoding branched-chain amino acid ABC transporter permease yields the protein MPENIWILVLAAGAATFLLRHAFSLIFGKRQVPALLRAILPFIPAAALSAIIAPQVIGPAIGAANVLHPKLLAWLCAMLVAWKTRNMLLTIATGLAMLQLFLVVLP from the coding sequence ATGCCTGAAAACATATGGATTCTTGTATTGGCTGCGGGAGCGGCAACTTTTCTGCTGCGTCACGCCTTCTCCCTGATCTTCGGCAAGAGGCAGGTCCCGGCCCTGCTGCGTGCCATTCTGCCTTTCATCCCGGCCGCAGCCCTGTCCGCCATTATCGCGCCGCAGGTCATCGGACCGGCTATCGGGGCCGCAAACGTGTTGCACCCGAAGCTCTTGGCCTGGCTGTGCGCCATGCTCGTGGCCTGGAAGACGAGGAACATGCTGCTGACCATCGCCACAGGGCTGGCCATGCTGCAGCTCTTTCTTGTCGTGCTGCCGTGA